A genome region from Bombilactobacillus bombi includes the following:
- a CDS encoding response regulator transcription factor — MNRILLIEDNADILQAMQLALSKWQYQSFVIQDWQQVGIECQQINPDLIVMDITLPMFDGFYWTKQIRTFSQVPIIFVSAAQMDPNAVRAIASGADDYLVKPFSMDVFISKIQAILRRTQQSLQEELTFQNYHLNMLTNELRYQQTIIKLSPTEGLILKLFFLQPNQTLSKEDLRQKIWQSGEFIDDAVLNVNISRLRQKIAPVHLKEHLITERGRGYRLETQ; from the coding sequence GTGAATCGAATTTTACTGATTGAAGATAATGCTGATATTTTACAAGCGATGCAATTAGCATTATCTAAGTGGCAATATCAAAGTTTTGTCATCCAAGATTGGCAACAAGTAGGGATAGAATGTCAGCAAATAAATCCAGATTTAATTGTCATGGATATTACATTACCAATGTTTGATGGCTTTTATTGGACTAAGCAGATTCGCACTTTTTCACAAGTGCCGATTATTTTTGTTTCTGCAGCCCAAATGGATCCCAATGCAGTCCGGGCAATTGCTAGTGGAGCAGATGATTATTTAGTTAAACCCTTTTCGATGGATGTATTTATCTCTAAGATTCAAGCTATTTTGCGCCGAACACAACAATCTTTGCAAGAAGAGCTAACTTTTCAAAACTATCATCTTAATATGTTAACTAATGAATTACGCTACCAGCAAACAATTATTAAGTTATCCCCAACAGAAGGCTTAATTTTAAAATTATTTTTTTTGCAACCCAATCAAACTTTATCTAAAGAAGATTTACGGCAAAAAATTTGGCAAAGTGGAGAATTTATCGATGATGCAGTATTAAATGTGAATATTAGTCGTTTACGCCAAAAAATTGCACCGGTACATTTAAAAGAGCACTTGATTACGGAACGCGGTCGTGGTTATCGATTGGAGACGCAATGA
- a CDS encoding zinc ribbon domain-containing protein, producing MQNNVVCPNCGNYVAAEATTCPYCGVALMNTNYGYYDNNQTQSTNMTSNNFPKETIPDSTPDISQNSTTQNDYVLEPLSLAGMLTGLLSLIVQFGGLTGGIAIVLSALALNKRVQRKNKALAIAGILLGIISIICFIVELMYLRHTLDSTMHLLSSLRGLIQQLTNH from the coding sequence ATGCAAAATAACGTTGTTTGTCCAAATTGTGGTAATTATGTTGCTGCTGAGGCCACTACTTGTCCATATTGTGGTGTTGCATTAATGAACACTAACTATGGTTATTATGATAATAATCAGACACAATCAACAAATATGACTTCCAATAATTTTCCAAAGGAAACTATTCCAGATTCCACTCCAGATATAAGTCAAAATAGCACTACTCAAAATGATTACGTCTTAGAGCCGTTATCTTTAGCAGGGATGTTAACAGGCTTGCTTTCGCTAATTGTTCAATTTGGTGGACTCACAGGAGGGATTGCCATTGTTCTTTCCGCTTTAGCCTTGAATAAACGAGTTCAAAGAAAAAACAAGGCCTTAGCAATCGCGGGAATTTTATTAGGAATTATTAGTATCATTTGTTTTATTGTCGAATTAATGTATTTGAGACATACACTTGATTCAACAATGCATCTATTAAGTAGTCTGCGAGGGTTAATTCAACAATTGACCAATCATTAG